The Anopheles coluzzii chromosome 2, AcolN3, whole genome shotgun sequence genome window below encodes:
- the LOC120953541 gene encoding serine/threonine-protein kinase mig-15 isoform X5, with amino-acid sequence MAHQMLAPSVNCSLDDIDLNALKDPAGIFELIEVVGNGTYGQVYKGRHTKTGQLAAIKVMDVTEEEEEEIKLEINVLKKYSNHRNIATYYGAFIKKTPAGKDDQLWLVMEYCGAGSVTDLVKSTKGQSLKEEWIAYICREILRGLSYLHTNKVIHRDIKGQNVLLTDNAEVKLVDFGVSAQLDKTIGRRNTFIGTPYWMAPEVIACDENRDATYDNRSDLWSLGITALEMAESQPPLCDLHPMRALFLIPRNPPPRMKSKKWSKKFHSFIDTVLVKDYHQRPYTEQLLKHPFIKEQPTERQVRIQLKDHIDRCKKRKQEKERDDYRYSGSENDDDDGQTAGEPSSIIQAPGNDTLRRTFHQIQEGRMQNAEQQQPPNRNQKPQPRDERSKPQPVEEPGPPSRPQLPQRLIVVPDPPANSNANRPLPPTPRSGSGSSSQPQQPSSQTPQQPARNQQNFFKPVLPPRRPEQSQQAQPEAPPRNNRPQPGPPVPGSQQQQQQVSAGGVGASGVGKAPAIAPNGNNNSSNGAGGGSGGGVGGNINNNNHHPQPINPLDPIESSDSDSEPEEPNGRTRNDGTLLASDPPMPLPEFSYRTGGLGVLAESDQNNQSSSSTPAGGGGASGASVLSPPGGGGGGGGGPPNRPLPPTPDDDDAQGDGTLIKRNFDNKSTPSLGTTTTSSSASTGSTTHSESDEAVLLRDWDFERFFPSNERPKAAQRHSMSDKMSSSSSNSPADSNGRLRPPNAIDNKTRKELANSTASCGMKKPYPHHGMNLAYAEKRKVEEMNNKIRLEEQVKHEIFTRQRLQFDKASSPSRGPGGQQSQQQQNAHKRQESDSRLPLNFARAFRRENSDFFPLSKRHSAILGEATADAKSMASGGGGGGGGQGLQQQQQQRSSAIFSRSSRNKFEPILTNFSLNNPSGSDDERRSSSSSRQTPPRHGQQDGGGGARGTGLVVGGAGGGGGAGTPKEGGTGGRQPSPLASAQVTPRNMDFLRPRREKTESVIFVRNSPNRPQQSLLFDGQQKNRSGENSSLGTPGQRTSSVLPDLLSQASPATPPRHDKSASEEYRAAVNASVQSNLVPGSMQPKPFLPAPNSTNSATNTTTTTNNLSAAGPATTTPGSRGNASPHSTVSNSSSSRNNSPNHSINTRLLSSSSNSSSSAVVVNHKLLNNNHLLPPPYHQQYHQPSPHHHQMQHHLPMGTMPVHLLPGANGNANHQQQSSGAAQQPSPQQQQQQPLPVSPFSLALQQKQRSFLTFGFGAQSGGSAASRRESHVNVNVTPTSHDATSDTPEIRKYKKRFNSEILCAALWGVNLLIGTENGLMLLDRSGQGKVYQLISRRRFQQMEVLEGQNILVTISGKKNRVRVYYLSWLKSKILRTDGLTDQQVERRNGWINVGDLQGAVHFKIVKYERIKFLVIALKDSIEIYAWAPKPYHKFMAFKSFGELMHRPLLVDLTVEEQTRLKVIYGSAEGFHAVDLDSATVYDIYLPKHTQGPISPHCIVTLPNSNGMQLLLCYDNEGVYVNTMGRVSKNIVLQWGEMPTSVAYIGTGQIMGWGNKAIEIRSVETGHLDGVFMHKKAQRLKFLCERNDKVFFSSAKGGSSCQIYFMTLNKPGMANW; translated from the exons GGTCGCCACACAAAGACTGGACAACTCGCTGCCATTAAGGTGATGGACGTcaccgaggaggaggaggaggaaatcAAACTGGAGATCAACGTATTAAAGAAATATTCCAACCATCGCAACATTGCCACGTACTATGGTGCATTTATCAAAAAGACGCCCGCCGGCAAGGACGACCAGCTCTGGCTGGTGATGGAGTACTGCGGGGCCGGTTCCGTCACCGATCTGGTCAAATCGACCAAGGGCCAGAGCCTGAAGGAGGAGTGGATCGCGTACATCTGTCGCGAGATTCTGCGCGGTCTGAGCTACCTGCACACGAACAAGGTGATACACCGCGACATCAAGGGGCAGAACGTGCTGCTGACCGACAATGCCGAGGTGAAGCTGGTCGATTTCGGTGTCTCGGCCCAGCTGGACAAAACCATCGGCCGGCGGAACACGTTCATCG GTACACCCTACTGGATGGCACCGGAAGTCATAGCATGTGATGAAAACCGGGACGCGACGTACGACAACCGGTCCGATCTCTGGTCACTAGGTATTACCGCGCTCGAGATGGCAGAGTCGCAGCCACCGCTGTGCGATCTCCATCCGATGCGTGCGCTCTTCTTAATCCCGCGCAATCCGCCACCGCGCATGAAGTCGAAGAAATGGTCGAAGAAGTTCCACAGCTTCATCGATACGGTGCTGG TGAAAGACTACCACCAACGGCCTTACACGGAGCAGTTACTGAAGCATCCCTTCATCAAAGAGCAACCAACAGAAAGACAAGTTAGAATACAGCTTAAAGATCATATCGATAG GTGTAAGAAGCGTAAGCAGGAGAAGGAACGCGACGACTATCGTTACTCCGGATCagaaaacgacgacgacgacggccaaACGGCCGGCGAGCCGTCGTCCATCATACAGGCGCCGGGCAACGATACGCTGCGGCGTACGTTCCACCAGATACAGGAGGGCCGAATGCAGAAcgccgaacagcagcagcccccgAATCGCAATCAGAAACCACAACCT CGTGACGAGCGAAGTAAACCGCAGCCGGTGGAGGAGCCGGGTCCACCGTCGAGACCGCAGCTGCCGCAGCGTCTCATAGTGGTGCCGGACCCGCCGGCCAACAGCAACGCCAACCGACCGCTGCCACCGACACCGCGCAGTGGCAGCGGCTCGTCCTCCCAGCCGCAACAGCCATCGTCACAGACGCCGCAGCAGCCGGCGCGCAATCAGCAAAACTTCTTCAAACCAGTG ctGCCACCGAGACGACCTGAG CAGTCGCAGCAAGCGCAGCCGGAGGCACCGCCGCGGAACAATCGGCCCCAGCCCGGACCGCCCGTGCCCGgatcgcaacagcagcaacagcaggtcAGTGCAGGTGGGGTTGGTGCCAGCGGCGTCGGCAAGGCGCCCGCCATCGCACCGAACGGCAACAATAACAGCAGCAATGGGGCCGGCGGCGGCAGTGGCGGCGGCGTTGGTGGCAACATCAATAACAATAACCATCATCCGCAACCGATCAATCCGCTCGATCCGATCGAAAGCTCCGACTCGGACTCGGAACCGGAGGAACCGAACGGCCGAACACGAAACGACGGCACGCTTCTGGCCAGCGATCCACCGATGCCACT TCCCGAATTTTCCTATAGGACGGGTGGCTTGGGAGTGCTCGCCGAATCCGACCAGAACAATCAGTCGTCGTCGAGTACGCCggcgggcggcggcggtgccAGCGGAGCCAGTGTCCTGTCGCcaccgggcggcggcggcggcggcggtggtggaccCCCGAACCGACCACTACCACCAACGCCGGACGACGATGACGCGCAGGGCGACGGGACACTCATCAAGCGG AACTTCGACAATAAATCAACCCCGTCGCTCGGAACGACCACCACCTCGTCGTCCGCGTCGACCGGCTCGACCACCCACTCCGAGAGCGATGAAGCCGTCCTGCTGCGCGATTGGGACTTCGAGCGGTTCTTCCCGTCGAACGAGCGCCCGAAAGCGGCCCAGCGCCACTCGATGTCCGACAAGatgtcctcctcctcctccaacTCGCCGGCCGACTCGAACGGCCGGCTCCGTCCGCCGAACGCGATCGACAATAAAACGCGCAAGGAGCTGGCCAACTCGACCGCCTCCTGCGGGATGAAAAAGCCCTACCCGCACCATGGCATGAACCTGGCGTACGCGGAGAAGCGCAAGGTCGAGGAGATGAACAACAAGATCCGGCTGGAGGAGCAGGTGAAGCACGAAATATTCACCCGCCAGCGGTTGCAGTTCGATAAGGCGTCGTCACCCTCGAGAGGCCCGGGAGGGCAACAgtctcagcagcagcagaatgcCCACAAACGCCAAGAATCGGACTCGCGGCTGCCGCTCAACtttgcccgtgccttccggcGCGAAAATTCCGACTTTTTCCCACTGTCCAAGCGCCACTCGGCCATACTGGGCGAAGCGACTGCCGACGCGAAATCAATGGCCtcgggtggcggtggtggtggtggtggtcagggtttgcaacagcagcagcagcagcgctccAGTGCGATCTTTTCACGCAGCAGCCGCAACAAGTTTGAGCCCATCCTGACCAACTTCTCGCTGAACAATCCGTCCGGAAGCGATGACGAGCGGCGGTCGTCCTCCTCATCGCGACAGACTCCACCACGCCACGGTCAGCAGGATGGCGGTGGAGGTGCAAGAGGGACAGGATTAGTAgtaggaggagcaggaggaggaggaggtgctgGCACACCAAAGGAAGGTGGGACCGGTGGGCGACAGCCGAGTCCACTGGCAAGCGCACAGGTGACACCGCGCAACATGGACTTCTTGCGTCCGAGGCGCGAAAAAACTGAATCCGTCATCTTCGTACGTAACTCGCCCAACCGGCCGCAGCAATCGCTGCTGTTTGATGGTCAACAg AAGAATCGCTCGGGTGAGAATAGTAGCCTCGGTACGCCCGGTCAGCGAACGAGCAGCGTCCTGCCGGATCTACTTAGTCAAGCTTCACCGGCGACGCCTCCAAGACATGACAAGTCCGCCAGCGAAGAG TATCGGGCCGCTGTTAACGCCTCCGTTCAGTCCAACCTCGTCCCTGGTAGCATGCAACCCAAACCCTTCCTTCCAGCTCCAAACAGTACCAATAGCGCAAccaacactaccaccaccaccaacaacctAAGCGCTGCTGGCCCGGCTACTACTACTCCCGGCAGTCGGGGGAACGCTTCGCCCCACTCGACCGTGTCGAACTCGTCGTCCTCCCGCAACAACAGTCCCAACCATTCGATTAACACTAGACTCCTaagcagtagtagtaatagtagtagtagcgcGGTCGTCGTTAATCATAAACTGCTCAATAACAATCATTTACTACCTCCTCCCTACCATCAACAATACCACCAACCATCGCCCCACCATCATCAAATGCAACATCATCTGCCAATGGGGACGATGCCGGTGCATCTGCTTCCCGGTGCGAATGGGAACGCgaaccaccaacaacaatcgTCCGGTGCTGCACAACAACCAtcgccacaacaacaacaacaacaaccgctTCCGGTGTCGCCATTCTCGCTCGCGCTACAACAGAAACAGCGCAGCTTCCTCACGTTCGGCTTTGGCGCACAGTCCGGTGGATCGGCCGCATCACGGCGCGAGAGTCACGTGAACGTGAACGTGACGCCGACGTCGCACGATGCTACGAGTGATACGCCCGAAATACGGAAGTACAAGAAGCGTTTCAACTCCGAGATACTGTGCGCGGCCCTGTGGGGTGTCAATTTGCTGATCGGCACGGAGAACGGGCTGATGTTGCTCGATCGCTCCGGCCAGGGCAAG GTGTACCAGCTGATATCCCGTCGGCGGTTCCAGCAGATGGAGGTGCTCGAAGGCCAGAACATACTGGTGACGATCTCGGGCAAGAAGAACCGTGTCCGCGTCTACTACCTGTCCTGGCTCAAGTCAAAGATTCTGCGCACCGACGGCTTGACGGAT CAACAAGTGGAACGCCGCAACGGCTGGATCAATGTCGGTGATCTGCAGGGTGCAGTGCATTTCAAGATCGTCAAGTACGAGCGGATCAAGTTCCTCGTGATCGCTCTGAAGGACTCGATCGAGATCTACGCCTGGGCCCCGAAGCCCTACCATAAGTTTATGGCTTTTAAG AGCTTCGGAGAGCTGATGCATCGCCCACTGTTGGTCGATCTGACCGTGGAGGAGCAGACGCGGCTAAAGGTCATCTACGGGTCGGCGGAAGGTTTTCATGCGGTCGATCTCGACTCGGCTACCGTTTACGATATCTATCTTCCTAAGCAT ACTCAGGGTCCAATTTCGCCACACTGTATCGTAACGCTGCCGAACTCGAACGGTATGCAGCTGCTGCTTTGCTACGACAACGAAGGTGTCTACGTCAACACGATGGGCCGGGTGTCGAAGAACATCGTGCTGCAGTGGGGCGAAATGCCAACCTCCGTCGCGTACATCGGCACCGGCCAGATCATGGGCTGGGGCAACAAAGCAATCGAG attcgTTCGGTAGAAACCGGCCACCTGGACGGTGTGTTTATGCACAAAAAGGCGCAGCGTCTCAAGTTCCTGTGCGAGCGGAACGACAAGGTTTTCTTCAGCAGTGCCAAAGGCGGCTCATCCTGTCAGATCTACTTCATGACGTTGAACAAACCGGGCATGGCCAACTGGTAG
- the LOC120953541 gene encoding serine/threonine-protein kinase mig-15 isoform X13 produces MAHQMLAPSVNCSLDDIDLNALKDPAGIFELIEVVGNGTYGQVYKGRHTKTGQLAAIKVMDVTEEEEEEIKLEINVLKKYSNHRNIATYYGAFIKKTPAGKDDQLWLVMEYCGAGSVTDLVKSTKGQSLKEEWIAYICREILRGLSYLHTNKVIHRDIKGQNVLLTDNAEVKLVDFGVSAQLDKTIGRRNTFIGTPYWMAPEVIACDENRDATYDNRSDLWSLGITALEMAESQPPLCDLHPMRALFLIPRNPPPRMKSKKWSKKFHSFIDTVLVKDYHQRPYTEQLLKHPFIKEQPTERQVRIQLKDHIDRCKKRKQEKERDDYRYSGSENDDDDGQTAGEPSSIIQAPGNDTLRRTFHQIQEGRMQNAEQQQPPNRNQKPQPRDERSKPQPVEEPGPPSRPQLPQRLIVVPDPPANSNANRPLPPTPRSGSGSSSQPQQPSSQTPQQPARNQQNFFKPVLPPRRPEELDMLAAQLNELGVSSPPQQSQQAQPEAPPRNNRPQPGPPVPGSQQQQQQVSAGGVGASGVGKAPAIAPNGNNNSSNGAGGGSGGGVGGNINNNNHHPQPINPLDPIESSDSDSEPEEPNGRTRNDGTLLASDPPMPLTGGLGVLAESDQNNQSSSSTPAGGGGASGASVLSPPGGGGGGGGGPPNRPLPPTPDDDDAQGDGTLIKRNFDNKSTPSLGTTTTSSSASTGSTTHSESDEAVLLRDWDFERFFPSNERPKAAQRHSMSDKMSSSSSNSPADSNGRLRPPNAIDNKTRKELANSTASCGMKKPYPHHGMNLAYAEKRKVEEMNNKIRLEEQVKHEIFTRQRLQFDKASSPSRGPGGQQSQQQQNAHKRQESDSRLPLNFARAFRRENSDFFPLSKRHSAILGEATADAKSMASGGGGGGGGQGLQQQQQQRSSAIFSRSSRNKFEPILTNFSLNNPSGSDDERRSSSSSRQTPPRHGQQDGGGGARGTGLVVGGAGGGGGAGTPKEGGTGGRQPSPLASAQVTPRNMDFLRPRREKTESVIFVRNSPNRPQQSLLFDGQQKNRSGENSSLGTPGQRTSSVLPDLLSQASPATPPRHDKSASEEKQRSFLTFGFGAQSGGSAASRRESHVNVNVTPTSHDATSDTPEIRKYKKRFNSEILCAALWGVNLLIGTENGLMLLDRSGQGKVYQLISRRRFQQMEVLEGQNILVTISGKKNRVRVYYLSWLKSKILRTDGLTDQQVERRNGWINVGDLQGAVHFKIVKYERIKFLVIALKDSIEIYAWAPKPYHKFMAFKSFGELMHRPLLVDLTVEEQTRLKVIYGSAEGFHAVDLDSATVYDIYLPKHTQGPISPHCIVTLPNSNGMQLLLCYDNEGVYVNTMGRVSKNIVLQWGEMPTSVAYIGTGQIMGWGNKAIEIRSVETGHLDGVFMHKKAQRLKFLCERNDKVFFSSAKGGSSCQIYFMTLNKPGMANW; encoded by the exons GGTCGCCACACAAAGACTGGACAACTCGCTGCCATTAAGGTGATGGACGTcaccgaggaggaggaggaggaaatcAAACTGGAGATCAACGTATTAAAGAAATATTCCAACCATCGCAACATTGCCACGTACTATGGTGCATTTATCAAAAAGACGCCCGCCGGCAAGGACGACCAGCTCTGGCTGGTGATGGAGTACTGCGGGGCCGGTTCCGTCACCGATCTGGTCAAATCGACCAAGGGCCAGAGCCTGAAGGAGGAGTGGATCGCGTACATCTGTCGCGAGATTCTGCGCGGTCTGAGCTACCTGCACACGAACAAGGTGATACACCGCGACATCAAGGGGCAGAACGTGCTGCTGACCGACAATGCCGAGGTGAAGCTGGTCGATTTCGGTGTCTCGGCCCAGCTGGACAAAACCATCGGCCGGCGGAACACGTTCATCG GTACACCCTACTGGATGGCACCGGAAGTCATAGCATGTGATGAAAACCGGGACGCGACGTACGACAACCGGTCCGATCTCTGGTCACTAGGTATTACCGCGCTCGAGATGGCAGAGTCGCAGCCACCGCTGTGCGATCTCCATCCGATGCGTGCGCTCTTCTTAATCCCGCGCAATCCGCCACCGCGCATGAAGTCGAAGAAATGGTCGAAGAAGTTCCACAGCTTCATCGATACGGTGCTGG TGAAAGACTACCACCAACGGCCTTACACGGAGCAGTTACTGAAGCATCCCTTCATCAAAGAGCAACCAACAGAAAGACAAGTTAGAATACAGCTTAAAGATCATATCGATAG GTGTAAGAAGCGTAAGCAGGAGAAGGAACGCGACGACTATCGTTACTCCGGATCagaaaacgacgacgacgacggccaaACGGCCGGCGAGCCGTCGTCCATCATACAGGCGCCGGGCAACGATACGCTGCGGCGTACGTTCCACCAGATACAGGAGGGCCGAATGCAGAAcgccgaacagcagcagcccccgAATCGCAATCAGAAACCACAACCT CGTGACGAGCGAAGTAAACCGCAGCCGGTGGAGGAGCCGGGTCCACCGTCGAGACCGCAGCTGCCGCAGCGTCTCATAGTGGTGCCGGACCCGCCGGCCAACAGCAACGCCAACCGACCGCTGCCACCGACACCGCGCAGTGGCAGCGGCTCGTCCTCCCAGCCGCAACAGCCATCGTCACAGACGCCGCAGCAGCCGGCGCGCAATCAGCAAAACTTCTTCAAACCAGTG ctGCCACCGAGACGACCTGAG gaactggACATGTTGGCCGCACAACTAAACGAACTGGGCGTCTCCTCCCCCCCGCAGCAGTCGCAGCAAGCGCAGCCGGAGGCACCGCCGCGGAACAATCGGCCCCAGCCCGGACCGCCCGTGCCCGgatcgcaacagcagcaacagcaggtcAGTGCAGGTGGGGTTGGTGCCAGCGGCGTCGGCAAGGCGCCCGCCATCGCACCGAACGGCAACAATAACAGCAGCAATGGGGCCGGCGGCGGCAGTGGCGGCGGCGTTGGTGGCAACATCAATAACAATAACCATCATCCGCAACCGATCAATCCGCTCGATCCGATCGAAAGCTCCGACTCGGACTCGGAACCGGAGGAACCGAACGGCCGAACACGAAACGACGGCACGCTTCTGGCCAGCGATCCACCGATGCCACT GACGGGTGGCTTGGGAGTGCTCGCCGAATCCGACCAGAACAATCAGTCGTCGTCGAGTACGCCggcgggcggcggcggtgccAGCGGAGCCAGTGTCCTGTCGCcaccgggcggcggcggcggcggcggtggtggaccCCCGAACCGACCACTACCACCAACGCCGGACGACGATGACGCGCAGGGCGACGGGACACTCATCAAGCGG AACTTCGACAATAAATCAACCCCGTCGCTCGGAACGACCACCACCTCGTCGTCCGCGTCGACCGGCTCGACCACCCACTCCGAGAGCGATGAAGCCGTCCTGCTGCGCGATTGGGACTTCGAGCGGTTCTTCCCGTCGAACGAGCGCCCGAAAGCGGCCCAGCGCCACTCGATGTCCGACAAGatgtcctcctcctcctccaacTCGCCGGCCGACTCGAACGGCCGGCTCCGTCCGCCGAACGCGATCGACAATAAAACGCGCAAGGAGCTGGCCAACTCGACCGCCTCCTGCGGGATGAAAAAGCCCTACCCGCACCATGGCATGAACCTGGCGTACGCGGAGAAGCGCAAGGTCGAGGAGATGAACAACAAGATCCGGCTGGAGGAGCAGGTGAAGCACGAAATATTCACCCGCCAGCGGTTGCAGTTCGATAAGGCGTCGTCACCCTCGAGAGGCCCGGGAGGGCAACAgtctcagcagcagcagaatgcCCACAAACGCCAAGAATCGGACTCGCGGCTGCCGCTCAACtttgcccgtgccttccggcGCGAAAATTCCGACTTTTTCCCACTGTCCAAGCGCCACTCGGCCATACTGGGCGAAGCGACTGCCGACGCGAAATCAATGGCCtcgggtggcggtggtggtggtggtggtcagggtttgcaacagcagcagcagcagcgctccAGTGCGATCTTTTCACGCAGCAGCCGCAACAAGTTTGAGCCCATCCTGACCAACTTCTCGCTGAACAATCCGTCCGGAAGCGATGACGAGCGGCGGTCGTCCTCCTCATCGCGACAGACTCCACCACGCCACGGTCAGCAGGATGGCGGTGGAGGTGCAAGAGGGACAGGATTAGTAgtaggaggagcaggaggaggaggaggtgctgGCACACCAAAGGAAGGTGGGACCGGTGGGCGACAGCCGAGTCCACTGGCAAGCGCACAGGTGACACCGCGCAACATGGACTTCTTGCGTCCGAGGCGCGAAAAAACTGAATCCGTCATCTTCGTACGTAACTCGCCCAACCGGCCGCAGCAATCGCTGCTGTTTGATGGTCAACAg AAGAATCGCTCGGGTGAGAATAGTAGCCTCGGTACGCCCGGTCAGCGAACGAGCAGCGTCCTGCCGGATCTACTTAGTCAAGCTTCACCGGCGACGCCTCCAAGACATGACAAGTCCGCCAGCGAAGAG AAACAGCGCAGCTTCCTCACGTTCGGCTTTGGCGCACAGTCCGGTGGATCGGCCGCATCACGGCGCGAGAGTCACGTGAACGTGAACGTGACGCCGACGTCGCACGATGCTACGAGTGATACGCCCGAAATACGGAAGTACAAGAAGCGTTTCAACTCCGAGATACTGTGCGCGGCCCTGTGGGGTGTCAATTTGCTGATCGGCACGGAGAACGGGCTGATGTTGCTCGATCGCTCCGGCCAGGGCAAG GTGTACCAGCTGATATCCCGTCGGCGGTTCCAGCAGATGGAGGTGCTCGAAGGCCAGAACATACTGGTGACGATCTCGGGCAAGAAGAACCGTGTCCGCGTCTACTACCTGTCCTGGCTCAAGTCAAAGATTCTGCGCACCGACGGCTTGACGGAT CAACAAGTGGAACGCCGCAACGGCTGGATCAATGTCGGTGATCTGCAGGGTGCAGTGCATTTCAAGATCGTCAAGTACGAGCGGATCAAGTTCCTCGTGATCGCTCTGAAGGACTCGATCGAGATCTACGCCTGGGCCCCGAAGCCCTACCATAAGTTTATGGCTTTTAAG AGCTTCGGAGAGCTGATGCATCGCCCACTGTTGGTCGATCTGACCGTGGAGGAGCAGACGCGGCTAAAGGTCATCTACGGGTCGGCGGAAGGTTTTCATGCGGTCGATCTCGACTCGGCTACCGTTTACGATATCTATCTTCCTAAGCAT ACTCAGGGTCCAATTTCGCCACACTGTATCGTAACGCTGCCGAACTCGAACGGTATGCAGCTGCTGCTTTGCTACGACAACGAAGGTGTCTACGTCAACACGATGGGCCGGGTGTCGAAGAACATCGTGCTGCAGTGGGGCGAAATGCCAACCTCCGTCGCGTACATCGGCACCGGCCAGATCATGGGCTGGGGCAACAAAGCAATCGAG attcgTTCGGTAGAAACCGGCCACCTGGACGGTGTGTTTATGCACAAAAAGGCGCAGCGTCTCAAGTTCCTGTGCGAGCGGAACGACAAGGTTTTCTTCAGCAGTGCCAAAGGCGGCTCATCCTGTCAGATCTACTTCATGACGTTGAACAAACCGGGCATGGCCAACTGGTAG